Proteins encoded within one genomic window of Trichoderma asperellum chromosome 2, complete sequence:
- a CDS encoding uncharacterized protein (EggNog:ENOG41) → MAPRQEVAAASPSTLRRLRLQAEQPFRHNRISRRRVQPLLKKNIQYICTTLSEGRVSSIREETDTETETETEAETRWERSTRGDAKTFWVEQLYRYEEL, encoded by the coding sequence ATGGCGCCTAGACAAGAAGTCGCCGCTGCATCACCGAGCACTTTACGCCGACTGAGGCTTCAAGCTGAGCAACCCTTTCGCCACAACCGAATCTCTCGTCGGAGGGTGCAGCCGCTcctgaaaaaaaatattcaatACATTTGTACAACCCTCTCAGAGGGGCGTGTGTCTTCAATAAGGGAAGAGACGGATACTGAGACCGAGACCGAAACTGAGGCTGAGACCCGGTGGGAGCGAAGCACCCGTGGAGATGCAAAGACTTTTTGGGTCGAGCAGCTGTACCGCTACGAGGAGTTGTGA
- a CDS encoding uncharacterized protein (EggNog:ENOG41), with the protein MPPAPTITSVKQTFVATQTNILSQPVAPSRAWRASNDASQHPLPNRIVDDAVANLNRTIQQHSRRVYAPQANRHVAEQISHVYSRDAERRMENPDDAEGGIGRELDLVDEQAIETLPAAWPSDRDAEAFPLEATRYAATVRQLTDLNRQRKELRQRVERLRSLQKTVESFQTTDGAGVQENLVTRDGPVEKELEKMRFLLARVAGRVSELSNAPTTQNTDGVELSALAEARKKNIEKFLADGRVFPS; encoded by the exons ATGCCTCCAGCCCCTACAATCACATCGGTCAAACAGACATTTGTCGCTACTCAGACAAATATCCTGTCCCAGCCGGTTGCGCCGTCTCGAGCCTGGCGCGCCTCCAACGACGCGTCTCAACATCCGCTTCCAAATCGCATCGTCGACGATGCCGTCGCAAACCTCAACCGCACGATCCAACAGCACTCTCGACGAGTCTATGCGCCTCAAGCAAATCGACACGTGGCCGAACAGATTAGCCATGTGTACTCGAGAGACGCCGAGCGCAGGATGGAAAATCCAGACGATGCTGAAGGTGGAATCGGAAGAGAACTTGATCTGG TGGATGAACAAGCCATCGAAACACTGCCCGCTGCCTGGCCATCAGACAGAGACGCCGAAGCCTTTCCTCTAGAAGCCACACGCTATGCAGCCACGGTTCGACAGCTGACGGACCTGAACCGCCAACGCAAAGAGCTACGGCAGAGAGTTGAACGACTCCGAAGTCTCCAGAAGACAGTCGAATCCTTTCAGACCACAGACGGTGCGGGCGTCCAAGAGAATCTAGTGACTCGCGATGGTCCTGTGGAGAAGGAACTCGAGAAGATGCGCTTCCTCCTTGCGCGCGTTGCGGGCCGTGTGAGCGAGCTATCAAATGCGCCCACAACTCAGAATACTGATGGCGTAGAGCTCAGCGCTTTGGCTGAagcgagaaagaaaaacattgAGAAATTTCTGGCAGACGGGCGAGTTTTCCCATCCTGA